One Chloroflexota bacterium genomic region harbors:
- a CDS encoding class I SAM-dependent methyltransferase produces the protein MIDPASFRDPSGYVFRRDGVLYRAIQPMATADWTAFEERGLAAALINDGLLVSHAPAPLDLAPLPGAAFVIQPRELALISYPYEWAFSQLREAALLTLEVQRRALGVGMWLRDASAYNVQFDRGRPILIDSLSFEVADPSAPWPAYQQFCKHFLAPLALMAHRDLRCGLLLRDFIDGVPLDLAAGLLPGRTRFGGLLPHLHLHAGANRRAQKMQIPSAATGPSAPSRGRAMSATRHLALLDSLRRTVEGLPLEPGGHWLSYTRHSTYTPQAAESKRQIVERMLAAAGGQVVWDLGANVGTYSDLAAGPGRQVIAFDQDPSVVEHHWRNLAPDARASVLPLVMDLTNPSPALGWAHQERRSLLERGPADVAMALALVHHLVIANNVPLPRLADVLARAGRRLVVEFVPREDPMVQQLLASRRDIFTDYSLDGFRAAFGERFVTLDEAPVTDSLRTLFLMERRPD, from the coding sequence ATGATCGACCCCGCATCCTTCCGCGACCCCTCCGGGTACGTCTTTCGCCGCGACGGTGTCCTGTACCGCGCCATTCAGCCCATGGCGACCGCCGACTGGACCGCCTTCGAGGAGCGTGGACTGGCGGCGGCGCTTATCAATGACGGGCTCCTGGTCAGCCACGCGCCGGCGCCGCTGGACCTGGCCCCCCTCCCCGGCGCGGCGTTCGTGATTCAGCCCCGTGAGCTTGCGCTCATCTCGTATCCGTACGAGTGGGCCTTCTCGCAGCTCCGCGAGGCGGCGCTCCTGACCCTCGAGGTCCAGCGCCGAGCGCTCGGGGTCGGGATGTGGCTGCGCGACGCCTCGGCCTACAACGTCCAGTTCGACCGTGGGCGACCGATCCTGATTGACAGCCTCTCTTTCGAGGTGGCCGACCCGTCGGCCCCGTGGCCGGCCTACCAGCAGTTTTGCAAGCACTTCCTCGCCCCGCTGGCCCTGATGGCCCACCGGGACCTGCGGTGTGGCCTCCTGCTCCGCGACTTCATCGACGGTGTGCCGCTGGACCTGGCGGCGGGCCTGCTTCCGGGCCGGACTCGATTCGGCGGGCTCCTGCCCCACCTCCACCTCCACGCCGGCGCCAACCGACGCGCGCAGAAGATGCAGATTCCCAGCGCCGCCACCGGGCCCAGCGCACCAAGCCGGGGCCGGGCGATGTCCGCCACCCGCCACCTGGCCCTCCTGGACAGCCTCCGTCGCACCGTTGAAGGGCTCCCCCTGGAGCCGGGCGGCCACTGGCTGTCGTACACCCGCCACTCGACGTACACGCCGCAGGCGGCCGAATCGAAGCGCCAGATCGTGGAGCGCATGCTGGCCGCCGCCGGCGGCCAGGTCGTCTGGGACCTGGGCGCCAACGTTGGGACCTACTCCGACCTGGCCGCTGGGCCGGGCCGCCAGGTCATCGCCTTCGACCAGGACCCGTCGGTAGTCGAGCACCACTGGCGCAACCTGGCGCCCGATGCGCGCGCTTCGGTCCTCCCCCTCGTCATGGACCTGACAAACCCCAGCCCGGCACTGGGCTGGGCACACCAGGAGCGGCGGTCCCTCCTCGAGCGTGGCCCGGCCGACGTGGCCATGGCGCTGGCCCTCGTCCACCACCTGGTGATTGCCAACAACGTGCCGCTCCCACGCCTGGCGGACGTGCTCGCCCGGGCCGGGCGTCGGTTGGTGGTCGAGTTCGTGCCGCGCGAGGACCCCATGGTCCAGCAGCTGCTCGCCTCGCGGCGTGACATCTTCACCGACTACTCCCTCGACGGATTCCGGGCCGCGTTCGGGGAGCGCTTCGTCACCCTTGACGAGGCGCCGGTTACGGACAGCCTGCGGACGCTGTTCCTGATGGAGCGTCGCCCGGACTGA
- a CDS encoding SH3 domain-containing protein, which produces MSRRRVLVAALAVVLGIGAAAIGYALAVSSRGPTATPSPSPTSPAGFSCEVSVTPTTIVVNPETGLAEDAIVFLAGTGFPGSSGMTLVLTGTAVDFVSDPSGSFTYTLAPVPGDAYPAPPDLERGSLTWTVIGWDAAEAPGDFGSLPPRVCETEVRVTIELTHDPSPTPPTDLSAGGYAEVIADGVRVRIAPSPTATVIGALFSGDVVRILAPAQVAEGFAWYRVETVVIQSGEPVTGYVAAGTEGQPFLRPTTAPPPPTPTPLPSASP; this is translated from the coding sequence ATGAGTCGGCGGCGGGTCCTGGTGGCGGCCCTGGCCGTCGTTCTGGGCATTGGCGCCGCGGCCATCGGCTACGCGTTGGCCGTTTCCTCTCGCGGTCCGACTGCCACGCCCAGCCCGTCTCCCACCTCGCCAGCAGGATTCTCGTGCGAGGTCAGCGTCACGCCCACCACGATCGTGGTGAACCCTGAGACGGGTCTTGCGGAGGACGCGATAGTGTTCCTGGCCGGCACCGGCTTCCCGGGGAGTTCGGGGATGACCCTCGTCCTCACCGGCACGGCCGTGGACTTCGTCAGCGATCCCTCGGGCAGCTTCACCTACACCCTCGCCCCCGTCCCGGGCGACGCCTATCCGGCACCGCCGGACCTCGAGCGCGGGTCGTTGACCTGGACCGTCATCGGCTGGGACGCAGCCGAGGCCCCCGGGGATTTCGGGAGCCTGCCACCGCGGGTGTGCGAGACCGAGGTGCGGGTCACCATCGAGCTCACCCACGACCCCAGCCCCACCCCGCCCACCGACCTGTCGGCCGGGGGCTATGCGGAGGTGATCGCCGACGGCGTCCGGGTCCGGATCGCGCCCTCGCCCACCGCCACCGTCATCGGCGCGCTGTTCTCGGGCGACGTCGTGCGCATCCTGGCGCCCGCCCAGGTGGCCGAGGGCTTCGCCTGGTATCGGGTCGAGACGGTGGTCATCCAGAGCGGTGAACCGGTGACCGGGTACGTGGCGGCAGGCACCGAGGGCCAGCCGTTCCTGCGGCCCACCACCGCGCCGCCTCCGCCCACTCCTACCCCGCTGCCATCGGCCTCGCCCTAG
- a CDS encoding aspartate-semialdehyde dehydrogenase, producing MPDWPVVGVAGARGLVGGVFLSILADAGLPAGSLRAFGTEEGRVAYLGTEVPVRVLDADAAAKLEVLFLATDGDVSRQLVEGPARDVPLIIDNSSAYRLDPGVPLVVPEANAGVLAGYAGHLVANPNCTTAAAVVALAPIRDLAGLESVDLASYQAVSGAGRAGVDAFVTERAGDGRAAAPDSPFHGRIADSVVPQIDRLDPDGWSGEERKVSAELRKILDLPELDVAATTVRVAVHTGHSVALHFRTGRPTNVTELEEALRHAPGVEYRAADGSERHPMPLDVEGRDPVLVGRLRAIPGRERGFAMFLASDNLRKGAALNAIQVAAAVDPARFGGLLPPPR from the coding sequence ATGCCTGACTGGCCGGTGGTGGGCGTCGCCGGGGCCCGCGGGCTGGTCGGTGGCGTGTTCCTCTCGATCCTGGCCGATGCCGGCCTGCCGGCCGGCTCGCTGCGTGCCTTCGGCACGGAGGAGGGGCGAGTCGCTTACCTCGGGACCGAGGTTCCGGTCCGGGTCCTCGACGCCGATGCGGCCGCGAAGCTGGAGGTCCTGTTCCTGGCCACCGACGGCGATGTGTCGCGGCAGCTGGTGGAGGGTCCGGCGCGCGATGTGCCGCTTATCATCGACAACTCGAGCGCGTATCGGCTCGATCCGGGCGTCCCGCTGGTCGTTCCCGAGGCCAACGCCGGCGTCCTGGCGGGCTACGCCGGACACCTGGTGGCGAATCCCAATTGCACGACTGCGGCGGCCGTCGTGGCGCTCGCCCCGATCCGCGACCTGGCCGGGCTGGAGAGCGTCGACCTGGCGTCGTACCAGGCGGTGAGTGGTGCCGGGCGAGCAGGCGTGGATGCCTTCGTCACCGAGCGCGCGGGCGATGGCCGCGCTGCGGCGCCGGATTCGCCGTTCCACGGGCGGATTGCCGACTCGGTGGTCCCGCAGATCGACCGCCTCGACCCGGACGGCTGGAGCGGGGAGGAACGCAAGGTCAGTGCCGAGCTGCGCAAGATCCTTGACCTGCCCGAGCTCGACGTGGCCGCCACCACGGTCCGCGTCGCGGTCCACACCGGCCACTCCGTCGCGCTCCACTTCCGGACCGGGCGTCCGACCAACGTGACCGAGCTCGAGGAGGCGCTCCGCCACGCGCCGGGAGTCGAATACAGGGCCGCCGATGGCTCTGAGCGCCACCCCATGCCGCTCGACGTGGAGGGGCGCGACCCGGTGCTGGTGGGGCGCCTGCGAGCCATTCCCGGCCGCGAACGGGGCTTCGCGATGTTCCTGGCCAGCGACAACCTGCGCAAGGGCGCCGCATTGAACGCCATCCAGGTCGCCGCGGCCGTCGATCCAGCCCGATTCGGCGGGTTGCTCCCGCCACCCCGATGA
- the cofE gene encoding coenzyme F420-0:L-glutamate ligase encodes MIQLIPLDGIPEVAPGDDLGSLIAAALGAASIGLSEDDVLVVTQKIVSKAEGRVLDLASVQPSARAVEWGERWGKDPRQVELVLRESVEVVRMAEGGLIISRTRHGLVCANAGVDLSNTGPGGAERATLLPEDPDRSARLIRERLGELAGARPAVLISDSFGRPWRDGITDVTIGAAGIEVLADLRGQPDADGRELHATVVAVADELASAAELAAGKASGRPVVLVRGYPYARPVGEDPGARPLIMDRARDLFP; translated from the coding sequence GTGATCCAGCTCATTCCCCTCGACGGCATCCCGGAGGTGGCGCCGGGCGATGACCTGGGGTCGCTCATCGCGGCGGCGCTGGGCGCCGCCTCCATCGGCCTGTCCGAAGACGATGTCCTGGTCGTGACCCAGAAGATCGTGTCCAAGGCCGAGGGGCGAGTGCTGGACCTGGCATCGGTGCAGCCGTCGGCCCGGGCGGTCGAATGGGGAGAGCGCTGGGGCAAGGACCCGCGGCAGGTGGAGCTCGTGCTGCGTGAGAGCGTCGAGGTCGTGCGCATGGCCGAGGGCGGGCTGATCATCAGCCGCACCCGCCACGGCCTGGTGTGCGCCAACGCTGGGGTGGACCTCTCGAACACGGGGCCGGGGGGGGCTGAGCGGGCCACGCTCCTGCCCGAGGATCCGGACCGATCGGCGCGGCTCATCCGTGAGCGGCTGGGCGAGCTGGCCGGGGCGCGGCCGGCGGTGCTCATCTCGGACTCATTCGGGCGGCCATGGCGGGACGGGATCACAGACGTGACAATCGGGGCGGCCGGGATCGAGGTCCTGGCGGACCTGCGCGGCCAGCCGGATGCGGACGGGCGTGAGCTGCACGCGACGGTGGTGGCGGTGGCGGACGAGCTGGCCTCCGCGGCCGAGCTGGCGGCCGGAAAAGCGTCCGGCCGGCCGGTGGTGCTGGTCCGCGGCTACCCGTACGCGCGGCCGGTGGGCGAAGACCCGGGAGCCCGGCCGCTCATCATGGACCGCGCCCGCGATCTGTTCCCCTAA
- the cofC gene encoding 2-phospho-L-lactate guanylyltransferase, protein MSTRIIVPHRGLEQAKTRLAGVLDPAQRAALAEWLLRHVLDAAVATEHEVVVISPDASLEPLAMAAGAQLAVQHGLGLNAGLAQARDEALRDGVAVLAVLHGDLPDLSPADVTAMLAAVSPRGPAVAIAPDAAGRGTNGLALTPPDVIGFQFGRDSFAAHRTAAERSGARFAVVERPGLAFDVDTPQDLAAWLARGHAA, encoded by the coding sequence GTGTCAACTCGGATCATCGTTCCGCACCGAGGGCTGGAGCAGGCCAAGACGCGGCTGGCCGGCGTGCTGGACCCGGCCCAACGGGCGGCGCTGGCCGAGTGGCTCCTGCGCCACGTCCTGGACGCGGCGGTGGCGACGGAGCACGAGGTGGTGGTCATCTCCCCGGACGCGAGCCTGGAACCGCTGGCGATGGCCGCCGGCGCCCAGCTGGCCGTCCAGCACGGGCTGGGACTGAACGCCGGACTGGCGCAGGCCCGCGACGAGGCGCTCCGGGATGGGGTAGCGGTGCTGGCCGTGCTCCACGGCGACCTGCCGGACCTGTCCCCGGCTGACGTCACCGCCATGCTGGCCGCGGTCAGCCCCCGGGGGCCGGCAGTTGCGATTGCGCCGGACGCGGCCGGTCGCGGGACCAATGGCCTGGCCTTGACGCCTCCAGACGTGATCGGCTTCCAGTTCGGTCGCGACAGCTTCGCGGCCCACCGGACCGCCGCCGAACGATCCGGGGCGCGGTTCGCCGTGGTTGAGCGACCGGGTCTGGCGTTCGACGTCGACACGCCGCAGGACCTGGCCGCGTGGCTGGCGAGGGGTCACGCCGCGTGA
- the cofD gene encoding 2-phospho-L-lactate transferase, with translation MRVALLSGGTGGAKLAHGFQQVLPAGALDVIVNVGDDLELFGLHVSPDLDSVMYTLAGLVDPVRGWGVAGDTDRALTMLERYGEETWFWIGDADLGTLVRRTAQLRRGASLTQVTTDMAAALGIPSRILPPTDDRLRTRVLTDDGDLEFQRYFVERGQRDEVRGISFEGAAEARPTAAVLEALQNAELVVIGPSNPIVSIEPTLAIPGLREAVATAPGRKIGVSPIVAGRALKGPTDRMLATLGHEVSALGVARLYAGMLDRYVLDEADAELAPGVAALGMEPLVAPTVMKTDADRAALAQFLIDAASG, from the coding sequence GTGCGGGTCGCGCTGCTGTCAGGGGGGACGGGTGGGGCCAAATTGGCGCACGGCTTCCAGCAGGTCCTGCCCGCCGGCGCGCTCGACGTCATCGTCAACGTGGGCGACGACCTGGAGCTGTTCGGCCTCCACGTCAGCCCGGACCTGGACAGCGTCATGTACACGCTGGCCGGCCTGGTCGACCCGGTGCGCGGCTGGGGTGTGGCCGGTGACACCGACCGCGCCCTGACCATGCTGGAGCGGTACGGGGAGGAGACCTGGTTCTGGATCGGCGACGCCGATCTCGGAACCCTCGTCCGGCGCACGGCGCAGCTCCGTCGGGGTGCCTCCCTGACCCAGGTCACCACGGACATGGCGGCCGCGCTGGGCATCCCGAGCCGCATCCTGCCCCCCACCGACGACCGGCTCCGGACGCGGGTCCTGACCGATGACGGTGACCTGGAGTTCCAGCGCTATTTCGTCGAGCGCGGCCAGCGCGACGAGGTGCGCGGCATCAGCTTCGAGGGCGCCGCCGAGGCCCGCCCGACGGCTGCCGTGCTCGAGGCGCTGCAGAACGCGGAACTGGTGGTCATCGGCCCCTCGAACCCGATCGTGAGCATCGAGCCCACCCTGGCCATCCCGGGGCTGCGTGAGGCGGTGGCCACCGCCCCCGGTCGCAAGATTGGTGTCAGCCCCATCGTGGCCGGCCGAGCGCTCAAGGGTCCTACCGACCGGATGCTGGCTACCCTGGGCCACGAGGTCAGCGCGCTGGGCGTGGCCCGCCTGTATGCGGGAATGCTCGACCGATACGTCTTGGATGAAGCCGATGCCGAGCTGGCGCCCGGAGTGGCTGCCCTGGGCATGGAGCCCCTGGTGGCGCCGACGGTGATGAAGACCGATGCCGACCGCGCCGCGCTGGCCCAGTTCCTGATCGACGCCGCATCGGGCTAA
- a CDS encoding LLM class flavin-dependent oxidoreductase yields the protein MTGGSGSIQLGALPWPQYTDWDALRAAGIRAEEFGYDSLWTWDHLYPIVGSHHGPMFEGYLSLAGWVAGTSRIRIGLMVGANPFRNPALVGKMVTQLDHMSGGRMICGIGAAWFGEEHHDFGFDFGASVGERLRWLEEAVIILRGMFDGTKPSGTDHYAVRSVRNDPPPVQAHLPILVGGGGERKTLRIVAKYADANNLGGGFEKVRRKEEILLQHCAEVGRDPAEIERTANLGVVVIRDTEAEARRVLGELAAHNGGARAWPNQLVGTPEQVAEELVRFVAIGYRHLIGGFPAPFDRESMERLAGEVRPMVEAV from the coding sequence GTGACCGGGGGATCGGGCAGCATCCAGCTGGGCGCCCTGCCTTGGCCGCAGTACACCGACTGGGATGCGTTGCGAGCGGCAGGGATCCGGGCCGAGGAGTTCGGGTACGACAGCCTGTGGACCTGGGATCACCTGTACCCGATCGTCGGAAGCCACCACGGGCCGATGTTCGAGGGGTACCTCAGCCTGGCGGGCTGGGTGGCCGGCACCAGCCGGATCCGGATCGGGCTGATGGTCGGCGCCAACCCGTTCCGTAACCCCGCCCTGGTCGGCAAGATGGTCACCCAGCTGGACCACATGAGCGGGGGGCGGATGATCTGCGGGATCGGCGCCGCGTGGTTCGGGGAGGAGCATCACGACTTTGGGTTCGACTTCGGCGCGTCGGTGGGGGAGCGGCTGCGCTGGCTGGAGGAGGCGGTGATCATCCTGCGCGGGATGTTCGACGGGACCAAGCCGTCGGGGACCGATCACTATGCGGTGCGCTCGGTTCGGAATGACCCGCCGCCGGTCCAGGCCCATCTGCCGATCCTAGTCGGAGGCGGCGGGGAGCGGAAAACCCTCCGGATCGTGGCCAAGTACGCCGACGCCAACAACTTGGGCGGCGGCTTCGAGAAAGTGCGGCGCAAGGAGGAGATCCTGCTGCAGCACTGCGCCGAGGTGGGTCGCGACCCAGCCGAGATCGAGCGCACCGCGAACCTGGGGGTGGTGGTGATTCGCGACACGGAGGCCGAGGCGCGCCGCGTGCTGGGGGAGCTGGCCGCTCACAACGGTGGGGCGCGGGCGTGGCCCAACCAGCTGGTCGGGACGCCCGAGCAGGTCGCCGAAGAGCTCGTGCGCTTCGTGGCGATTGGGTACCGCCACCTGATCGGCGGCTTCCCGGCGCCGTTCGACCGCGAGTCGATGGAGCGCCTGGCCGGCGAAGTCAGACCGATGGTCGAGGCCGTCTGA
- a CDS encoding pyridoxamine 5'-phosphate oxidase family protein — protein MTVRIDVADRLTDENRAWLAAELRYPVMATLDSAGNPKQSVVWYDFAPEGDDVILVNSRNERLKTKHLRRDPRVSLLFEDGWQYLAVEGRGRVVEDPIRGLADIKALAVRYGSDPERFNGQDRRTFLIRIDRVIWHP, from the coding sequence ATGACCGTCCGGATTGACGTCGCCGACCGCCTGACCGATGAGAATCGCGCCTGGCTGGCGGCCGAGCTGCGGTATCCGGTGATGGCCACCCTCGACTCAGCGGGCAACCCGAAGCAGAGCGTGGTCTGGTACGACTTCGCACCCGAAGGCGACGATGTCATCCTGGTCAACAGCCGCAACGAGCGGCTCAAGACCAAGCATCTGCGCCGCGATCCGCGCGTCTCCCTGCTGTTTGAAGACGGCTGGCAGTACCTGGCAGTAGAGGGCCGCGGGCGGGTCGTCGAGGACCCCATCCGCGGCCTGGCCGACATCAAGGCCCTGGCCGTCCGCTACGGCTCCGATCCGGAGCGCTTCAACGGCCAGGATCGGCGGACCTTCCTGATCCGCATCGACCGCGTCATCTGGCATCCGTGA
- the hydA gene encoding dihydropyrimidinase has protein sequence MRTLITNGTIVNADATTKADVLVDGEQIALIGQDLSAGAGAGADRTIDATGKWVIPGAIDVHTHMELPFGGTFAKDTFETGTRAAAFGGTTTIIDFAVQPRGGSLRDGLDAWHAKADGNATTDYGFHMIISDVRDDVLAEMDTLVDEGVTTFKLFTAYPGVFFSDDGAIFRAMQQTVRNGGLIMMHAENGLAIDVVAAQAAEAGNTDPYYHGVSRSPVLEGEATNRVIRLAEAAGAPVYIVHLSARQALDEVRQARDEGLPAFAETCPQYLFLTLEDMGNGFEGAKFVCSPPLRPADHAPELWKGLVHDDLQVVSTDHCPFDFHGQKEMGRGDFRKVPNGLPGVENRVDLLHDGGVVGGHLTPNRWVEVLSTAPARMFGLPQKGAVAVGADADLVVYDPNRRHTISAATHHMDVDYSCYEGREVQGGSDVVLSRGKVIVDGDQWLGAKGDGKFLKRARSEVLR, from the coding sequence ATGCGCACCCTGATCACGAACGGCACCATCGTCAACGCCGACGCCACGACGAAGGCGGATGTCCTCGTGGACGGGGAGCAGATTGCCCTCATCGGTCAAGACCTGTCGGCGGGTGCGGGAGCCGGCGCCGATCGGACCATCGATGCCACCGGCAAGTGGGTGATCCCGGGCGCCATCGACGTCCACACCCACATGGAGCTGCCCTTCGGCGGGACCTTCGCCAAGGACACGTTCGAGACCGGAACGCGGGCGGCGGCGTTCGGCGGGACGACCACGATCATCGACTTCGCGGTCCAGCCCCGCGGAGGCAGCCTCCGCGATGGCCTGGATGCCTGGCACGCCAAGGCCGATGGCAACGCGACCACCGACTACGGCTTCCACATGATCATCAGCGACGTCCGCGACGACGTCCTGGCCGAGATGGACACCCTGGTGGACGAGGGGGTGACCACCTTCAAGCTGTTCACCGCCTACCCCGGCGTCTTCTTCTCCGATGACGGGGCCATCTTCCGGGCCATGCAGCAGACCGTGCGCAACGGTGGGCTGATCATGATGCACGCCGAGAACGGCCTGGCCATCGACGTCGTGGCGGCGCAGGCCGCCGAAGCCGGCAATACGGACCCGTACTACCACGGAGTCTCGCGGTCACCGGTCCTGGAGGGGGAGGCCACCAACCGGGTCATCCGGCTGGCGGAGGCCGCCGGTGCGCCGGTGTACATCGTGCACCTCTCGGCACGCCAGGCACTGGACGAGGTTCGCCAGGCCCGGGACGAGGGGCTGCCCGCCTTCGCCGAGACGTGCCCCCAGTACCTGTTCCTGACCCTGGAGGACATGGGCAACGGGTTCGAGGGCGCCAAGTTCGTCTGCTCGCCGCCACTGCGCCCCGCCGACCATGCGCCGGAGCTGTGGAAGGGACTGGTCCACGACGACCTCCAGGTCGTGTCCACCGACCATTGCCCGTTCGACTTCCACGGCCAGAAGGAGATGGGCCGCGGCGATTTCCGCAAGGTTCCCAACGGCCTGCCGGGGGTCGAGAACCGGGTCGATCTGCTCCACGACGGCGGAGTGGTGGGCGGCCACCTCACGCCCAACCGCTGGGTGGAGGTGCTGTCCACCGCCCCGGCCCGCATGTTCGGCCTGCCCCAGAAGGGCGCCGTGGCCGTGGGAGCGGATGCCGACCTGGTGGTCTACGACCCCAACCGACGCCACACCATCAGTGCCGCGACCCACCACATGGACGTCGACTACTCGTGCTACGAGGGGCGGGAGGTCCAGGGTGGGAGCGACGTCGTCCTGTCCCGCGGCAAGGTCATCGTGGACGGGGATCAGTGGCTGGGCGCCAAGGGCGACGGCAAGTTCCTCAAGCGCGCCCGCAGCGAGGTCCTGCGCTAG
- a CDS encoding peroxiredoxin-like family protein: protein MTDVDSLQQAAEDRWVAGWLAGPTWTRYDRLPVQPGDGAPDLELPDTSGSHRRLSEFWAYGPALIIFMRHFGCSCLMERWEGLRDQLDTYAEAGGTVVAVCQAEPERAAHVATRRGYRFPLLCDPEREAYRAYGLLEGEAPQILHDFPWRPGDSETARTMFVEPRRGTERAVVDSPWQLPGEFVVATDGRLVLTHRYQYCEDFPPKTVLLGAIAAAQR, encoded by the coding sequence ATGACCGATGTCGACAGCCTGCAGCAGGCAGCCGAGGACCGATGGGTGGCGGGCTGGTTGGCGGGGCCAACCTGGACCCGATACGACCGACTGCCGGTGCAGCCGGGCGACGGCGCCCCGGACCTGGAGCTGCCGGACACATCGGGCAGCCATCGGCGGCTGTCGGAGTTCTGGGCCTACGGCCCGGCGCTGATCATCTTCATGCGCCACTTCGGCTGCTCATGCTTGATGGAGCGTTGGGAGGGCCTCCGCGACCAGTTGGACACCTATGCCGAGGCGGGCGGCACAGTGGTGGCGGTGTGCCAGGCCGAGCCCGAACGCGCCGCTCACGTCGCCACCCGCCGTGGATATCGGTTTCCGTTGCTCTGCGACCCGGAGCGCGAGGCCTATCGCGCGTACGGCTTGCTGGAGGGAGAAGCACCGCAGATCCTCCACGACTTCCCGTGGCGGCCGGGTGACTCGGAGACGGCGCGGACGATGTTCGTGGAGCCGCGGAGAGGGACGGAGCGGGCGGTCGTGGACTCCCCGTGGCAGCTCCCCGGGGAGTTCGTGGTGGCCACCGACGGCCGCCTCGTCCTGACCCACCGCTATCAGTACTGCGAGGATTTCCCGCCCAAGACCGTGCTGTTGGGCGCCATCGCCGCTGCTCAGCGTTAA
- a CDS encoding glyoxalase gives MRIQFVAGFGPITTDPGNSRAFWAGHLGIPMEEISPDYFGTDNLPGVNAFAAWPLTQAAESCFGTDAWPADVAAPHAWLELDVATPEAVEEAAAELEAAGHRLLRKAGVEPWGQTVARLLSPEGLLVGIAYTPWMHHEHHADHEHEALDHEGHDHEGHDHEGHEEHGS, from the coding sequence ATGAGGATCCAGTTCGTCGCCGGGTTCGGACCGATTACGACTGATCCCGGCAACAGCCGGGCATTCTGGGCCGGTCACCTGGGCATCCCGATGGAGGAAATCTCGCCCGACTACTTCGGGACCGATAACCTGCCCGGGGTGAACGCCTTCGCCGCGTGGCCTCTCACCCAGGCAGCCGAATCCTGCTTCGGAACCGATGCCTGGCCGGCCGACGTGGCCGCGCCGCATGCCTGGCTGGAGCTGGACGTGGCAACTCCCGAGGCGGTGGAGGAGGCTGCCGCCGAGCTGGAGGCCGCCGGTCATCGGCTCCTCCGAAAGGCGGGCGTCGAACCGTGGGGCCAGACCGTCGCGCGCCTGCTCAGTCCGGAGGGTCTGCTGGTCGGCATCGCGTACACGCCGTGGATGCACCACGAGCACCACGCCGACCACGAACATGAGGCTCTCGACCACGAGGGCCACGACCACGAGGGCCACGACCACGAGGGCCATGAGGAGCACGGCTCGTGA
- a CDS encoding TIGR03842 family LLM class F420-dependent oxidoreductase, producing MDFAFTLKLEHDPARTLDLTRRAEANGFTHGWVFDSHVLWRDPYPLLTLMVGATERMRLGTCVTNPATREPSVTASALAALNEISGGRMNLGIGRGDSARRVLGKPPTTMKTLEEAIGVIRDLVEGRAVTYEGTELRLTWAGRWQLPVWVAGYGPMALAMTGRVADGLILQLADPDLIRWFVSQLREAEAAAGRPPGSIKVQAAAPAHVGPRDLGQDRTRWFPALVSNHVVDLVNKYPREQLPEALTGYVTEREGYDYHHHAEVGSANAAFVGDEVTDRFCVLGEPAEHVAKLHQLADAGVDQFNMYLMNGDEEDQLDRYGREIVPALRGMAANREGASA from the coding sequence ATGGACTTCGCGTTCACCCTCAAGCTCGAGCACGACCCCGCCCGGACGCTGGACCTGACCCGGCGCGCCGAGGCGAACGGGTTCACCCACGGCTGGGTCTTCGATTCCCACGTCCTGTGGCGCGACCCCTACCCGCTGCTGACGCTCATGGTGGGGGCCACCGAGCGGATGCGGCTGGGAACCTGCGTCACCAACCCGGCCACCCGCGAGCCCTCCGTCACCGCCTCTGCCCTCGCCGCGTTGAACGAGATCAGCGGGGGCAGGATGAACCTGGGGATTGGCCGCGGGGACAGCGCCCGGCGGGTGCTGGGAAAGCCCCCGACGACCATGAAGACCCTGGAAGAGGCCATCGGCGTCATCCGCGACCTGGTCGAGGGCCGCGCGGTCACGTACGAGGGCACCGAGCTCCGGCTGACCTGGGCCGGGCGATGGCAGCTCCCGGTCTGGGTGGCGGGCTACGGACCCATGGCGCTGGCCATGACGGGCCGCGTGGCCGACGGTCTGATCCTTCAGCTGGCTGATCCGGACCTCATCCGCTGGTTCGTCTCCCAGCTCCGCGAGGCCGAGGCCGCCGCCGGCCGCCCGCCGGGCTCGATCAAGGTCCAGGCCGCCGCGCCCGCACACGTAGGGCCTCGGGATCTTGGCCAGGACCGGACCCGCTGGTTCCCCGCCCTGGTCAGCAACCACGTCGTGGATCTGGTGAACAAGTATCCGCGCGAGCAGCTCCCCGAGGCGCTGACCGGCTACGTCACCGAACGCGAGGGCTACGACTACCACCACCACGCAGAAGTCGGCTCCGCCAACGCGGCGTTCGTCGGCGACGAGGTCACCGACCGGTTCTGCGTCCTGGGCGAGCCGGCCGAGCACGTGGCCAAGCTCCACCAGCTCGCCGATGCGGGGGTCGACCAGTTCAACATGTACCTCATGAACGGAGACGAGGAGGACCAGCTGGACCGATACGGCCGCGAGATCGTGCCCGCGCTGCGAGGCATGGCCGCCAACCGCGAGGGGGCGTCCGCATGA